From a single Lolium rigidum isolate FL_2022 chromosome 7, APGP_CSIRO_Lrig_0.1, whole genome shotgun sequence genomic region:
- the LOC124674185 gene encoding ATP synthase subunit gamma, chloroplastic-like, whose amino-acid sequence MSCSHLSTAWSSSALASSSTRRRASTGGSSSSSLVVRCSLRDLRNRIDSVRNTQKITEAMKLVAAAKVRRAQEAVVSSRPFSEALVEVLYNMNQEIQTEDIDLPLTRQRSVKRVAIVVLTGERGLCGAFNNNVLKKAESRMEDLRQLGVDYTVISVGKKGNAYFQRRDYIPTERFLELAGIPTVKDSQAICDLIYSLFVAEEVDKVELVYSKFVSLVRSDPIIQTLLPMSPKGEICDVNGICVDATEDELFKLTTKEGKLTVEREKIKIETQPFSSVVQFEQDPVQILDALLPLYLNSQILRALQESLASELAARMSAMSSATDNAIDLRKNLSMVYNRRRQAKITGEILEIVAGADALAG is encoded by the coding sequence ATGTCGTGCTCCCACCTCTCCACCGCGTGGTCCTCCTCCGCGCTCGCCAGCTCttccacccgccgccgcgcctcgaccggcggcagcagcagcagcagcctggtGGTGCGGTGCTCCCTCCGCGACCTCCGCAACCGCATCGACTCTGTCCGCAACACGCAGAAGATCACGGAGGCGATGAAGCTGGTGGCCGCCGCCAAGGTGCGTCGCGCGCAGGAGGCCGTGGTCTCCTCCCGCCCCTTCTCCGAGGCCCTGGTGGAGGTGCTCTACAACATGAACCAGGAGATCCAGACAGAGGACATCGACCTGCCCCTCACCCGCCAGCGCTCCGTCAAGCGCGTCGCCATCGTCGTCCTCACCGGCGAGCGCGGCCTCTGCGGCGCCTTCAACAACAACGTGCTCAAGAAGGCCGAGTCCCGCATGGAGGACCTCAGGCAGCTCGGCGTCGACTACACCGTCATCAGCGTCGGCAAGAAGGGCAACGCCTACTTCCAGCGCCGCGACTACATCCCCACCGAGCGCTTCCTCGAGCTCGCCGGCATCCCCACCGTCAAGGACTCGCAGGCCATCTGCGACCTCATCTACTCCCTCTTCGTCGCCGAGGAGGTGGACAAGGTGGAGCTCGTCTACTCCAAGTTCGTCTCCCTCGTCCGCTCCGACCCCATCATCCAGACCCTGCTGCCCATGTCCCCCAAGGGCGAGATCTGCGACGTCAACGGCATCTGCGTCGACGCCACCGAGGACGAGCTCTTCAAGCTCACCACCAAGGAAGGCAAGCTCACCGTCGAGCGCGAGAAGATCAAGATCGAGACGCAGCCCTTCTCCTCCGTCGTCCAGTTCGAGCAGGACCCAGTACAGATCCTCGACGCACtcctcccgctctacctcaacagccAGATCCTGCGTGCACTCCAGGAGTCGCTCGCCAGCGAGCTTGCCGCAAGGATGAGCGCCATGAGCAGCGCCACTGACAACGCCATAGATCTCCGGAAAAATCTTTCTATGGTCTACAACCGCAGGCGCCAAGCCAAGATCACCGGAGAGATTCTCGAGATCGTTGCTGGCGCCGACGCCCTCGCCGGCTGA